Part of the Salvelinus namaycush isolate Seneca chromosome 25, SaNama_1.0, whole genome shotgun sequence genome is shown below.
ATATGCAGGTCGCTCACTTCTATAGACTGTTTAAGATATATAATTACTGGTGTTGCCTGCTGGGGATGTTTATGAAAACATTGCGTTATTATCTTTAATAATCAGTTTCTCTCTGACATCACATTATTGCCGTAGTGCAGAATTATagatttcttatttttatttttgttatctTTTTATTtgacataaaaaaatacaaagtCTGAATTCTGACTGTGTTCCACACAGTTTATAAGCGTGGCTTCCCAGAACGTCTTTGAAGAAAATTTACAAAAAACAGAATGTTTTTCTGGAGGGTTTTCTTAGAATTAACTTACAAATACTGCAAACATTGTTGGAGTGTTCTCTACACTCTTagggaaaaaaggtgctatctagaacctccCCGAAGGAGAATCttttaaagaacccttttaggatTCCAGTAAGAACCCTTTTGAATtccccagagggttctacatggaacccaaaagagttctacctggaaccaaaaagggttcaacctggaaccaaaaatggttctcctatgaggacagctgaagaacccatttggaacccttttttgtaAGTGTGTATGTAAAACATACAATTCCTGTCTGTTCATGTCCTAAAATATCTGTATGCAAACTCTTCATCTGAAACCTTTGTCTTGACAGGGTCTTGGGTATGAAATGGATCCCTCAGAAATGTCATCCAGCAGTTCACAGATAGAAAACAACTTCTCTATTGGGTTCACAGATTTGAAAGGTGAAAAACACCAGCAACACTAGGTCATCAAACAGTAGAAATGTTATATATAGAGTTGATGCATATGACATACTGTAAATGTATTTCAAGCCCTGCTTGGCAATAGCAACCTTACTAAGCACATTTGACTAGTACACGAGTTAGACTGGTAAAATAATTAATGAGAAGGGAAGTAGTTGTGTTATCACATTTACCCACAACCCTATTTGATCAGATAAACCCTACCACCTCTAATATTTGTCTTCCTCTCTGGTAGAATCTCTAAATGAGCTAGAGGATCATGACCTTGACGCGCTGATGGCTGATCTGGGGTCAGATTTGACGGAGACAGAGGAGACACTGAATGCAGCCAAGATGGGACATGTCCACACACAACAGCATAAGTCTGGCTACTACACCCCGCAACAAAATGTCCAAGCATCTATCCCCTCATCCCaaatgtcatcctcctcctcctctctccatcctgaaCCCTCTGAACCACTAGTAGCGGTAACTTCCCATAGATATACTGTATGCTGTAATGTGTGACTGACTGGGGTTGGAACCCGGGTTTCCTGCTCACCACAAGACTGTTAGCCCTCTGAGCTAAAAGCTAGGCATTAGCCAGGGGAGCTAATgtaagtcttcaggtctcaggcaagaaCACATAACTATTTATGTTATAAATGCAGGGGTACTCAACACCAGGCCCTTGAGTTCTACAGTTATTTATATTTCTGTTATAAATGCAGGGGTACTCAACACCAGGCCCTTGAGTTCTGCAGTTATTTATATTTCTGTTATAAATGCAGGGGTACTCAACACCAGGCCCTTGAGTTCTACAGTTATTTATATTTCTGTTATAAATGCAGGGGTACTCAACACCAGGCCCTTGAGTTCTACAGTTATTTATATTTCTGTTATAAATGCAGGGGTACTCAACACCAGGCCCTTGAGTTCTACAGTTATTTATATTTCTGTTATAAATGCAGAGGTACTCAACACCAGGCCCTTGAGTTCTGCAGTtatatatatttctgtatatcAAGGCATTTTAACCTTTCTGTTTTTGTAGCTATTTACTTCCAATATACAGTAAAAGGTAGCATCTCTTTACACTCTCGCTCTTTTAATGAACCATTATACCTTCATTGTTCCAGGGAGAGGCTGAAGCACAAGTCAAAGCTGACAAAATCAAGCTGGCTCTGGAGAAGCTAAAAGAAGCCAAAGTTAAGAAGGTACATTGGGTTAATTTCACTAAACCGGCTATAATAACAGCTTCACTTTGTGAGGAGTTGAGATACCTCTATATCATGTATATCACTGTGGGGTTTGGAGGAAAACACCTATATATCCACTCCCCTCcgtatgtatttggacagtgatgcTAAAATTGTAAATAACAGCTCTATACTGTAGCATTTCGGATTTGAGATCAACTGGTTCATATGAGGCAACGATCCAGAATGTAACCTTTCATTTCACgtcctattgggcaaaacataatccgaaacacaaccaaaacatcctacgaaacacaaccaaaacaccatccgaaacacaaccaaaacatcctacgaaacacaaccaaaacatcctacgaaacacaaccaaaacatcctacgaaacacaaccaaaacatcctacgaaacacaaccaaaacatcatccgaaacacaaccaaaacatcctacgaaacacaaccaaaacatcatccgaaacacaaccaaaacatcctacgaaacacaaccaaaacatcctacgaaacacaaccaaaacatcatccgaaacacaaccaaaacatcatccgaaacacaaccaaaacatgctgtaaatgcatccaacaagtttgtcaaGTCACAAGTTTGATGAAGTCATTGTGTGCAAGGGATATGTGGCCAAATACTAAACGTTTGGCTACTTTACACTAATAAGTCAAATCTGTCAAAATACTTATGACATCTTAAAATGGAGGGGACTAggtacataaagtgctttcatttctaaactgtGAAACAGACatgtataatatatattttttaaactcaaattaaaggtgacattctctactgtgaaacatttgatctaaaatccaaaatgctggattATAGAGACACATTTAACATGTTAGCTttactgtccaaatacatatggagGGGAGTGTAGATGCACATCGCTCTAGTAATCATTGTGAGATGCTCTTCACATAGCCattctagtaattctatttctatccccattcaagtcaatgatctGTGATGGGTGAACCGGTGGCCATATTCAGTGTCCCCAATAAGTACTTATATGTCTATGGTTGTTCCTATGTACATCCTTGTAGTTGGTGATCAAGGTGATGATGAGCGATGGCAGCTCCAAGACACTGATGGTGGACGAGAGACAGACGGTGAGGGACGTGCTGGATAATCTGTTTGAGAAGACCCACTGCGACTGCAGCACGGACTGGAGCCTATGTGAGACCAACCCTGAGCTGCAGGCTGGTGAGGTTCACACACCAGACCCGGGTTCAAAAAGTATTTGTTTCTGGCAAATACTTTGAACGTTTGATTGAGCCTGGCTGGAATGCCAGTTGGGTGTCGGGTTTGTTCTTTttggactattccattggttccattgcaccaaGCAAGCTCAGTCAAGTGCAGTCAAAGTATTTGTGGTATAATTTAAGATATGATATTGTACAGTATGATTTAATGTACACCATTTTCAGAAAGCAATGAAGTTCCTATTTTTTTCTCAATACAGAAAGGGGGTTTGAAGACCATGAATATCTGGTGGAGCCTCTTTCTGCATGGACACGAGACAGTGAAAACAAAATCCTTTTCCTTCTGAGACCCAACAAATATCTCCTCTTCAAAGACCCCCAGGTGAGTACAGTAGAGACCTGGGAAGTATTGATTCGGCATCAAACGGAATAACATTTACTGAAACAGGGAGGAAACTACTTGAACTTCACCAATAACAAATgtacatttttgttttctgttgcaaaatgttttaaaacatttactGTTGCATGCCCTTATGAACATGGCCCAGAGTTCACACAAAACAGTGAACTGTGCTTTCTAATTTAACAGTGAAATGGCATGTTGCATGGTTGCTACATATGTCTCTacatatttttgccaactttttaCCAAATGAAAGAGTGGGTTACAGTAGACAAACTGGCAACCAAGCTCTGTGTTTTAGTTCCATTATTATGATCCCTGTGCTgacatttatatttatatttattatggatccccattagttcctgccaaagcagcagctacttttcttggggtccagcaaaataaaggcagtttataccattttaaaacattacaatacattccaCAGATTTCACATCACACTGTGTGCCCTcgggcccctactccaccactaccacatgtctacagtactaaatccgtgtgtgtgtgtgtgtgtgtgtgtgtgtctgtgtgtgtgtgtgtgtgtgtgtgtgtgtgtgtgtgtgtgtgtgtgtgtgtgtgtgtgtgtgtgtgtgtgtgtgcgtgcgtgcgtgcgtgcgtgcgtgcgtgcgtgcgtgcgtgcgtgcgtgcgtgcgtgcgtgcgtgcgtgcgtgcgtgcgtgcgtctgtgccaatgtttgtgttgcttcactgtccctgctgttccataaggtgttttttttaatctgttttttaaaatctaacatcATCTTTTCACCTCCAAGATATTCTACCTATGGAAGAAACATAAACAGTTTGTGAATGAGATAAACGGATGCCGTAAGGAACTTCTGCTAAAGGTGAGTTATCATCACAAACACACCTATAGTGGATTCTGTAGCCTATATAGTATAACACATTCACTGTACCAATGTTTTGTTGAAGGAGTTCTTCCTCTTCCTCGTTAGCAAATCAGATTTATCCAAAACCCTCAAACACTTCCACACACACCTTATTTTAAACGTCTGAATCCAGGAAAATTTTGAGGGGCCGTCTGTCATCGTCCCAGACCTGGAGGGGCCGCTGTATCTGAGGGAGGACGGGAAGAAATCGTGGAAACGTCGCTACTTCCTGCTCAGAGCTTCTGGGATATACTATGTGCCTAAAGGAAAGACAAAGGTACAGGAAGTGACATAATAACCATCAAAGTCCAGCAAGTCCAGTAAACATCTTGTCCAAACATAGAAAGTATTTtttgatgtacagtatacaggccattTATAAACTTTTACAGAGACCTATACATGTTGTTTCTACATAGAACTGAGGTAAACCAGTTAAAACAAACAATTAGTGAGGAAGTCCACAGTCCACACATTCATTCTTGTTGGGACATTTCCCACTAAAACACTGCTGTAGGAAATCCTTACTAACTTACTGCATCTTCAGTAATATGATCCATATGGAACTGAATTCTACTTGTCCAGGTTTTTTCATGTTTTTCTCCCTTGGCAGACATCCAGGGACCTGGCGTGCTTCATTCAGTTTGACAAAGTCAACATCTACACCGCCACTGATTACAAACAGAAATACAAAGCACCCACTGACTTCTGCTTCATCCTCAAGGTAGGTCATCCACTTCAGAGGAAACAATAGCATGACGGTTATTCATTTTTAAAGTTTTTTACTCTTCTCCCATCAACACCCTGAGGTAACAgatgaggtaacacacacacacacacacacacacacacacacacacatacacacacacacacacacacacacacacacacacacacacacacacacacacacacacacacacacacacacacacacacacacgcacacacacacacacacacacacacttttgacaGGCTGAAAGAAGCACAGGGTCAGTGACATTGTAATAGCCCTGGAGTAATTGTGGGGGTTAACTGCTCTGTAAAGCGCCTATAAAAACCCAGATGGagaggatcaaatcaaatcaaatggtatgtgtcacatgcttcataaaacaACAGACGTAGACTAAcaatgaaatgctgacttacgggcccttcccaataATGTCGAGAGAAAACGTTGAGAAATAATAAAAAAGATAATAACACGAGGAATAGAccatgagtaacaataacttggctatatacacagggtacaagtacagagtcgatgtgcgggggtacaaggtaattgaggtagacatgtacataTAGGAAGGGATAAAGTGAccaggcaacaggatagataaacagtagcagcagtgtatgtgatgagtcaaaactgttagtgcaaaaagggtcaatgcagatagtctgggtgctatttggttaactatttaactaactatttagcagtctaatggcttggtggtagaagctgttcagggttctGTTGGTTTTAGACTTGGTtcatcggtaccacttgccatgaggtagcagagagaacagtctatgacttgggtagctggagtctgacaccgcctggtgtagatagaggtcctggatggcagggagctcggcctcaGTGATGTTCTGGGCCATACGCATTACCCTTATTACCCCCCCAtacgccttgcggtcggatgccaagcagttgacattccaagcggtgatgcagtcagtcaagaTGCTGTCAAAACATTTTGAGGCTCTGAGAGCCCATGCCACATCATTTCAGCCTCCTCAGCAGGAAgaagtgttgtcgtgccctcttcacgactgtgttgttgtgtgtggaccatgataattccttagtgatgtggacgccgaggaacttgaagctctcttCCTGCTCCACTAagccctgtcaat
Proteins encoded:
- the LOC120019943 gene encoding amyloid beta A4 precursor protein-binding family B member 1-interacting protein-like, whose translation is MEDIDAMFTDLLGEMDLLTQGLGYEMDPSEMSSSSSQIENNFSIGFTDLKESLNELEDHDLDALMADLGSDLTETEETLNAAKMGHVHTQQHKSGYYTPQQNVQASIPSSQMSSSSSSLHPEPSEPLVAGEAEAQVKADKIKLALEKLKEAKVKKLVIKVMMSDGSSKTLMVDERQTVRDVLDNLFEKTHCDCSTDWSLCETNPELQAERGFEDHEYLVEPLSAWTRDSENKILFLLRPNKYLLFKDPQIFYLWKKHKQFVNEINGCRKELLLKENFEGPSVIVPDLEGPLYLREDGKKSWKRRYFLLRASGIYYVPKGKTKTSRDLACFIQFDKVNIYTATDYKQKYKAPTDFCFILKHPQIQKESQYIRFLCCDDELTLSLWVNSIRVAKYGATLYHNYQTAVRRALTTTSTLHVTSLPVSSPPTRSTGHIATVRANEHPDQDYLSEPPPDFIPPPPPGWGSGV